One Hemitrygon akajei chromosome 11, sHemAka1.3, whole genome shotgun sequence DNA segment encodes these proteins:
- the cebpb gene encoding CCAAT/enhancer-binding protein beta: MQSLAGWDSRCDSPCFQTGQTYTNLMEVANFYESDCSLNKLHRDRSMTDLGIGDNESAIDFSPYIDPATASAAGGNFELHGDLLTDIMLSDEYKKKSLPDYNAYLSLMRNSSGGARHQGSILSCTPQFLETRLEPVFEQSLESKGGVKQESRDDEGAMSATAASSSYARSLLQYQCVASGSNSNLSTSSLSSTPPATPNSAESNRGTGATASGASGGKSKSKKTVDKHSDEYRLRRERNNIAVRKSRDKAKMRNVETQHKVLELSAENERLQKRVEQLSRELTTLRNLFKQLPEHTLLSASGNC, from the coding sequence ATGCAAAGTCTGGCCGGTTGGGACTCGCGTTGCGACTCGCCATGTTTCCAAACAGGTCAGACTTACACTAATTTGATGGAAGTGGCCAATTTCTACGAGTCGGACTGTTCCCTGAACAAGTTGCACCGCGACCGGTCAATGACAGATCTGGGCATCGGAGACAACGAGAGTGCCATCGACTTCAGCCCTTACATCGACCCGGCCACAGCCTCAGCAGCAGGGGGCAACTTTGAGCTCCACGGGGACCTTTTGACGGATATTATGCTGTCAGACGAGTACAAGAAGAAATCGCTGCCCGACTACAACGCCTACTTGTCCCTGATGCGCAACTCGTCAGGCGGCGCCCGGCACCAGGGCAGTATCCTGAGCTGTACGCCTCAGTTCCTGGAGACGCGGCTGGAACCAGTGTTTGAGCAGAGTTTGGAATCAAAAGGCGGCGTGAAGCAAGAATCCAGGGACGACGAAGGGGCCATGTCAGCCACGGCTGCCTCCTCGTCCTACGCGCGGTCGCTGCTGCAGTACCAGTGCGTGGCCAGCGGCAGCAACAGCAACTTGTCCACCTCGTCTCTGTCGTCCACGCCGCCGGCCACCCCCAACTCCGCAGAATCCAACCGGGGCACGGGGGCAACGGCGTCGGGAGCCAGCGGCGGCAAGAGTAAGAGCAAGAAGACGGTGGACAAGCACAGCGACGAGTACCGGCTGCGCAGGGAGAGGAACAACATCGCGGTGAGGAAAAGCAGGGACAAGGCCAAGATGCGGAACGTGGAGACGCAGCATAAAGTGCTGGAGCTCAGCGCCGAGAACGAGCGGCTGCAGAAAAGAGTGGAACAGCTGAGCCGAGAGCTGACCACCCTGAGGAACTTGTTTAAACAGCTCCCGGAGCACACCCTGCTCAGTGCATCGGGCAACTGCTGA